AGCAGAAATGACAAGTCAGCAGCCGCCAGAGCGGCTCAATGCTCTGTGATTCAATCTCGCCAACACTAGATCGTGCAATCGCTGCACCCAATTGCGATAGGTTCTATCTGCAGTTGCCTCCAACCCTAGCAATCGCATTTGCTCAACAACGGACAACTCCCTCTCCGGCAAGTAACGCAGACTCGCCAGTTTGGCTAGCCGCTGGCCCTGCTCACCCTGATGCTGCAACCAGGCCAACGCAGCTTCGACTTCCCTCGCTATGTGATCGGGACCAGCTCCAACGAGCAAATCGCGCACGCCCGGCGTGCCACGAGGCATCAGTCCACCAAAGCGCATCAACGTACCCAGTGGACTGCCAAGACTGCGCTCAGCATTGCAACGCCGGGTCTGCTCCCCCCAATGACGCATCAGGTTTTCGATTTCAGGAATCATCGTCTTCACCTCGCTCATTCATCTGGTGACATTGGTGACGCGCTGGTGACGCTGAAACGCCTTTAAATTCAAAGCTGTCACCAATGACACTAGTGCCACCAATTAAAAAGTAATTACACGGTACGCAGCCGGTGACGGGGGCGTACCGTGTATTGCATGCACGAATCGGTAGTGACACCGGTGACATTGGTGACACCGTTGATCTGCAACGTTTTTTGAATGCGTCGGCTGGTGACATGGCCGGTGACACTGGTGACATCTACGCAGCTTGATCCTCCGCCTGCGGCCGGACATAAGGGCGAATCCGCTCCAAGGTTCCGGCGACGCGTTTCTGCTTTTCCTTCACCCAGCCCAACCGTCGCAGGATATCTGCCACGCGCCTTTGCTCCGGTTTGTTCATCCTCGCCAGGTCCATTTGCAGGGCGTGTTTGAGCAGGCCCATGACCGTCACTTCAGTGATCGGCCCAAACAACCCGTCGGGGTAGTACAGTTGAGGTGCATGGCCTTCCAAGTATTTGATGATGGGCTCCTCCCACGGATCTTCGACGTAGCGGGAATCCTGCTCTTCTCGGGCCAGCTCTTGCGGGTAGTTCCACCATTGAAAGCCTGTGCAGTACAGATGCAACGCCTCAGCCCAAAGCTGATCCCGCCATTGCCGGATATAGGCGACGTCAGCCTTGCGGCACAACACCGGTAAGAATCGCCGTGCCCCGGTGGGGTCGCTGAGGTAAGCATCGGCGTTGGTGGTGCCCATGAAAATGCACTGCCGTGGATGGCTGCGCGCATGGCGATCATAAGGCGCACGGTATTTGTCATCGCGCCGGGTGATCGCCATTTTCACTTGGTTGATATCGGCCTTGGAGAAGCTCTGCATCTCGCCAATCTCGACCACAGAGTTGCCCTGCATGGTGACGTAGAAGTCTTTGTTGGTCGGTGGCTCGCTGGTTTCCAGATACCACTCGAAACCAAACAGCTCAGCGATACAGGAGGATTTGCCCTGCCCTTGCCCGCCTTCCAGCACCACCATTTCGTCGACTTTGCAGCCGGGAATGAAGATGCGTGCAATCGAGGACACAGGAATGGATTGGCCGATGTGCGCGGTGTAGGGGTTGATGTCGGCGCCAAACACCGTGGGCAGCAGCATCTCCAGGCGGGGCTGATCATCCCAAGGTGGTAGTGATTCAAGCCAATTGCGTACGGGGTGAAAGCGATGCTCCCAGGCAACCATCCGCACCGCCTCGTCGGCGACAGCACTGCTGCGCAGGTGCAGGCTCCACACCATCTGCAGCCACACCAGCGTCTTGCTGGCATCGACATCCTGCCATGGGCCTTTTTCACCGTCTGGCGTAGGAGGTGGCTTGAGTTTGTCGATGCGGTCGGCGAATTCGTTGTAGGCAAGGACGCCCTGCCATTCGGGTGTGTGCTTGAGGACCAAATAAGCATTGGCGAGTTGGGACCGTAAGGCTCCCTCCTCGGTACGCCGTAAAAGCGCTTTCCAGTCATCACTTTCGACGATAGCGCCGCTCGGGCGCTTGCACGATCTTGGAGCTTTTTCTGTAGGAGTTAGACCTAACAGCTTCGCGGCTGCTTTCACCGCCCGCGATACATCACCGTCATGCTCCAGCAAGCAATAGACCGCGAAGGCATCGTTCTGGTGACCATTGGCGAGTGGGTCTGACGCGTGATGTGAATACACGCGGCCCTCAGTTACGGTAATACCGGGTAAGCCTGTGCTGCTATGGGGGCAGAGCCACTTTCGGCCATGTTTGGTGTAGCCGTGATCGGCCAGCATTGCCTCAACGTCATGGGCGCGGTTGAACTCATCGATCACCGACGGGTGCTTTCCTGGCTCAGTTTGCTTCGGTTTGCGCACAGGCGGTTTAGGTGTGGGCTTCCACGGGCAACTTGCGTCGGCATCACGCTTGAACAGCTCCCAGTTCTGCCAGGCTTTAAGTAGCTCAGGAAGCAGCACCGGAAAACCTTCAGCCGACGGTGGGTTCCTCCAGGTGTAAGGCTTGCCTGTTCCGGGATGAATGGAGGGTGGCAGCACGTCCTGAACAAGCCCGGCTCGGAGCTCGAAAACCGTGAACGCCTTGTACTTGTCCGCCAGCGTTCTCGCTGCTGCTTCAGCAGCTTGATCCCCAGAGGCCTTGGCCTCTTTCGCCATCGCGATAGCGCTTTTGAATTTCGAACCATCAGGATCGCTTTCACGTGGCCACGCTAACGCATGTCGGCTGAGTTCCACTTCGTCCGGCACACGAAACAGAATCCTCATACGTGCAGGGTTACCAATTACGCACGGGAAGGCGCTCGCCAATTCATCCAGATCAAGGCCCAACTGATCGAACAAAACTTGCCGCGCCCACTGCACATCATCCACGTCCAGCGAACACAGGTGACTCGGCCCCAAGACCACGCCCATGTTGTGTTTGGGATGATCACGCCAGAAGTCCGCAGCCTGCTCGGCGTCGGTGAAATAGCCGTCCGGCTGATTCCAAGCATTGCCCTTGGGCGCCTTCTGACGAGGCTCAATGGGGACGAGGGCTAGGTTGAACAGTTCAACGTAGCGCTTTGCCCAGTCAGAGGATGTTGGCCGTTGCATCGCGCAACCTTACGCGGCCGTAGCTTTTCTACGGCCGCCAACAGGCCGAATCTCGAAGGCCGAGTAACGGCCCTGCTTATCGACCTGAATGCGGATATCACGACCCGAGCTCAGCATCTGTGACACTGCGCTTTGCGAAACGCCCAGCAGTTTTCCGAGTTCCGGCTGGGTGCGACCGTGAGCAAAATCCTTCAGTGAAATACCAATATCGTCGTCCATTCCTCAATACCTCGAATGGTTTTGGACTATAGATATTAGTAATACTTCTTTTACATCTCAACCGCCAATATGTAAAAGTATGCGGAAATAAGCCTCCCTTATATTTTCAGCCTATGTCAGATCAGCCAGAACACATCCGCGAAGAAGCCGCTCGCCTGCTTGCGATTTACAAGAACCGAAAGCGTCTGTTTCCAGCTTTGACGCAGAAAAAGCTCGGGGAAAAATGCCGCTGGGAAGGGCAAAGCGTCGTCAGCCAGTACATGACAGGGAAGATTCCTTTAAACATGCCCGCGCTGCTGAAATTCGCCGCGCTATTGGAGTTTCAACCCGCCGAAGTCAGCACCCGCCTCTTCCCAGATTTTCCGATTGAAGGTTTCAACATTGGCCCTCTGCCGACTAACATCGGCGCTTCCTTCCTTCGTGCCCTGGGTGAAACCGACGTGAGCTCGCCACCACCCTCCGGCTTAAACAACAAAATCCCACTGGCTCCTGGAGATATCGAAGTCGACCTCTATCACGAGGTCAATCGCGCGGACGGTAAGGGCTCCGAGGTCAAGCTTGGTGGCGGAAGAACGATGCCTTGCAGCCGTCGCGATCTGTACTTGAAGAAAATCACGCCTGAGTCTGTGGCGGGAATCTTTGTTGAAGGCACCAGTATGGAACCGGTGCTGCCCGAAGGTAGCCGAGTTGCAATTGATACCTCAGCAAAGCAGATCCATGACGGGAAGATGTACCTCCTCGATTACAAAGGCCAGCTCCGACTACGCCTCGTCTACAAACTGCCAGAAAATGGGTTGCGACTGCGCAGCTACAACAACGACGAGTATCCTGAGGAAAATTGGGACGGCAATTTTGTTTCTAAAAATATCCGAATTCTCGGCAAGGTCTTCTGGTATTCAGTGCTTATCTAGCGTGATGATCAGAAATATCTTTCAGCCATACCAGCCACATTCCCCCATGACCTATACAACTCTCACCGAAAGCACAGTTGACAGAATAAATTAGTGATCCTAATTTTTAGCCATTATCACTTCGCTGCTTGAGGTGTAGCGATCATGAACACTAAAAAACTGAAATCACCGCAGGTGTACCTTCACCCAGCCGTCTCACAGCGCGCCCAAATTGAAGCCCTTCAAAAGCGCATCGGCCAATTACTGATCATCATCGGTCAGCGTTCAAATGGGCCAAAACCACCGACGCCTATTGCCTACCATGATGACATCGATCCCTGGGGCGGCGACGCCGCCTAAACCACTGCACGTCAACGCCCAGGAGCGCGATGACGGGAGATAAACACTATGAGCCCAACACTCGACCAACTACGCCGCGAATGGAGCACGCCCTGCCCCACGCTGTCGGCTGTGCGTCAGCGGTACTTTCCGCACATCAAGACCGACCGGTACATGCTGCATGAGATCAACTCCGGTCGTATTCCTGTCAGGTACACGCGGCTGCATGGGTCGATCAGATCTGCACCAGTGATCTATTTGCATGACTTGGCGGACTATCTAGACTCCTGCGCACCACCGACCAACAGCACAACAGAACAGGAGAAGCGACTATGAACACCCTGTTCTTGCTGATGGCCCAATACAACGGCCAAGCCGTCATCCCCTTGGAAACCGTGTGTCGGGACTATTTGAACCTGAGCTACGAACAAGCCAAACGCAAGCAACTGGCAGGCGAGTTGGATCTGCCTATTATCCGGCTAGGGGGGCGCTCCCAAAAATCAGCATTAGGAATTCACCTGAGCGACCTGGCTAACTACATCGACAAGCAACGAGACGCAGCGGTCAAGGAACTGGACCAACTGATGGGGCGTTATAAGCGCAATAGCTAGACCAACGGTTTGACAGAGACGTTGTTATTGTCGACATCTGAAACGAGATTGAGAAATGGATAGCAGGCACTGTGATCGGAGAAACGTCAGGCGCTCGAATTGGGCTTGAATAGAGGTATCGCATCATGGAATCACGACCACACACCCAACTGATCGGGAACCCAGAGGTTCAGGCAATGCTGGGGATGCAAAGCATCTCTGGCCTGAACAAGCTCAGGGTGCGCGACAAGACCTTTCCAAAACCCATCAAGACCAGCGACGCACGGCAAGCCAAGGTGCGTTTTGATCTAGCGGAGATTGAGCAGTGGATTGCCGCCAAGAAGGAACAACGTGATCGGCAGGCGGAAGCGACCACCGGATAAGCGCCCTAGATAACGCCCGACACAAGGCCGGGCGCTGGGCTAAACATTCAAACAGCGTTCAGCCGCTCAACCATATCCGGGAAGCGCTCAACCAGCTTAATCAACAGCGCCGCCTGAGCATTGGGCTTGGACTTCGACTGCTCCCAGTTTTTCAGCGTGTCAGGACTGGTCCTGATCTGCCGGGCGAATACGGGCTGTGACATGTGCAGCTTTTCACGGATGGAAATGATCTCAGCAGCCGTCACCTCTGGCGGAGCAAGGGCCTCCACTTCGTACTGACGAAGCGTAATCTTCCCCTGCCGGTGTTCAGCCATCTCGCCAACACCCTGCATCAGTTCTGCAAACAGATCGCGCTTTTTCATTTTCCACCTCGTTTTTTCAGCTCTGCAT
The genomic region above belongs to Pseudomonas poae and contains:
- a CDS encoding bifunctional DNA primase/polymerase, yielding MQRPTSSDWAKRYVELFNLALVPIEPRQKAPKGNAWNQPDGYFTDAEQAADFWRDHPKHNMGVVLGPSHLCSLDVDDVQWARQVLFDQLGLDLDELASAFPCVIGNPARMRILFRVPDEVELSRHALAWPRESDPDGSKFKSAIAMAKEAKASGDQAAEAAARTLADKYKAFTVFELRAGLVQDVLPPSIHPGTGKPYTWRNPPSAEGFPVLLPELLKAWQNWELFKRDADASCPWKPTPKPPVRKPKQTEPGKHPSVIDEFNRAHDVEAMLADHGYTKHGRKWLCPHSSTGLPGITVTEGRVYSHHASDPLANGHQNDAFAVYCLLEHDGDVSRAVKAAAKLLGLTPTEKAPRSCKRPSGAIVESDDWKALLRRTEEGALRSQLANAYLVLKHTPEWQGVLAYNEFADRIDKLKPPPTPDGEKGPWQDVDASKTLVWLQMVWSLHLRSSAVADEAVRMVAWEHRFHPVRNWLESLPPWDDQPRLEMLLPTVFGADINPYTAHIGQSIPVSSIARIFIPGCKVDEMVVLEGGQGQGKSSCIAELFGFEWYLETSEPPTNKDFYVTMQGNSVVEIGEMQSFSKADINQVKMAITRRDDKYRAPYDRHARSHPRQCIFMGTTNADAYLSDPTGARRFLPVLCRKADVAYIRQWRDQLWAEALHLYCTGFQWWNYPQELAREEQDSRYVEDPWEEPIIKYLEGHAPQLYYPDGLFGPITEVTVMGLLKHALQMDLARMNKPEQRRVADILRRLGWVKEKQKRVAGTLERIRPYVRPQAEDQAA
- a CDS encoding Cro/CI family transcriptional regulator, translated to MDDDIGISLKDFAHGRTQPELGKLLGVSQSAVSQMLSSGRDIRIQVDKQGRYSAFEIRPVGGRRKATAA
- a CDS encoding XRE family transcriptional regulator, whose translation is MSDQPEHIREEAARLLAIYKNRKRLFPALTQKKLGEKCRWEGQSVVSQYMTGKIPLNMPALLKFAALLEFQPAEVSTRLFPDFPIEGFNIGPLPTNIGASFLRALGETDVSSPPPSGLNNKIPLAPGDIEVDLYHEVNRADGKGSEVKLGGGRTMPCSRRDLYLKKITPESVAGIFVEGTSMEPVLPEGSRVAIDTSAKQIHDGKMYLLDYKGQLRLRLVYKLPENGLRLRSYNNDEYPEENWDGNFVSKNIRILGKVFWYSVLI
- a CDS encoding pyocin activator PrtN family protein encodes the protein MSPTLDQLRREWSTPCPTLSAVRQRYFPHIKTDRYMLHEINSGRIPVRYTRLHGSIRSAPVIYLHDLADYLDSCAPPTNSTTEQEKRL
- a CDS encoding pyocin activator PrtN family protein, translating into MNTLFLLMAQYNGQAVIPLETVCRDYLNLSYEQAKRKQLAGELDLPIIRLGGRSQKSALGIHLSDLANYIDKQRDAAVKELDQLMGRYKRNS
- a CDS encoding transcriptional regulator; protein product: MKKRDLFAELMQGVGEMAEHRQGKITLRQYEVEALAPPEVTAAEIISIREKLHMSQPVFARQIRTSPDTLKNWEQSKSKPNAQAALLIKLVERFPDMVERLNAV